In Bordetella holmesii ATCC 51541, the following proteins share a genomic window:
- a CDS encoding mlrC family protein has product MDLGPCACLRIDDVRIVVASVKVQMADQEMFRFAGVEPQRASILVLKSTAHFRADFTAIADRILVCAAPGSMLMDAAKQP; this is encoded by the coding sequence ATGGACCTCGGCCCCTGCGCCTGCCTTCGCATTGACGACGTGCGCATTGTGGTGGCGTCGGTCAAGGTGCAGATGGCCGATCAGGAGATGTTTCGCTTTGCTGGCGTCGAACCGCAACGCGCGTCGATTCTGGTACTCAAGAGCACGGCGCATTTTCGCGCCGACTTCACCGCAATTGCGGATCGCATTCTCGTGTGCGCGGCACCCGGCTCGATGCTCATGGATGCGGCCAAACAACCGTAG
- a CDS encoding bacterial extracellular solute-binding s, 5 Middle family protein, whose amino-acid sequence MVAHGAYADTTIKAVMHSPLRLTDPHATTAYITTWHGYMIYDTLLATDADNKIQPQMLEQWEVSPDGKTYTMTLRDGLKWHDGTPVTSDDCVASIKRWAAGDGMGRTLLKFTDKIEKVDDKRFRVVMKEPTDLVLRALSKPTGTAAFMMPKRVAELPIGQPITDMTGSGPFKVAEFKPGVKTVYVKNADYVPRKEPASGLAGGKVVNVDRVEWEVMPDALTAANSLLSCEIDFVEQFPYDLLPMVEGHQELKEETLSPVGYFNMYRFNFKHPPFDNKKIRQAAMYAIGQEDVMRALVGNPKYWQTCASLWGCGTPLQSDIGKEMTVPSDISKAKTLLKEAGYDNTPILIMHATDVGTLSAQPVVMAQALRKAGFNVNLQAMDWQSVATRRASKAAPAEGGWSILNTNWYATDIMDPVRSAPAAANGDNAWFGWPDLPQIEELRTKFALSSDPEQQKKIADETQRIGVEEGLYVPLGQMSVPTVYSTKLSGLVHAPAFAFWNVKKAP is encoded by the coding sequence ATGGTGGCGCACGGCGCTTACGCCGACACCACCATCAAGGCAGTCATGCACTCGCCCTTGCGGCTGACCGACCCGCATGCCACCACGGCGTACATCACGACCTGGCATGGCTACATGATCTACGACACGCTGCTGGCCACCGATGCGGACAACAAGATCCAACCGCAGATGCTCGAACAATGGGAAGTCTCGCCCGACGGCAAGACCTACACCATGACCCTGCGCGACGGCCTCAAATGGCACGACGGCACGCCGGTCACCTCGGACGATTGTGTGGCATCGATCAAACGCTGGGCTGCCGGCGATGGCATGGGCCGCACCCTGCTCAAGTTCACGGACAAGATCGAAAAGGTGGATGACAAGCGGTTTCGTGTCGTCATGAAGGAACCCACCGATCTGGTGCTGCGCGCGCTGTCCAAGCCCACAGGCACGGCCGCGTTCATGATGCCCAAACGCGTCGCTGAACTGCCCATCGGGCAACCCATTACCGACATGACGGGTTCGGGTCCGTTCAAGGTGGCGGAATTCAAACCCGGCGTCAAAACCGTGTACGTCAAGAACGCCGACTATGTGCCTCGCAAAGAGCCGGCCAGCGGCCTGGCCGGAGGCAAAGTCGTCAATGTGGACCGGGTCGAATGGGAGGTCATGCCCGACGCGCTGACCGCAGCGAATTCGCTGCTGAGCTGTGAGATCGACTTCGTGGAGCAGTTCCCTTATGACCTGCTGCCCATGGTTGAAGGCCACCAGGAGCTCAAGGAGGAGACCCTGAGCCCGGTGGGCTACTTCAACATGTACCGCTTCAACTTCAAGCACCCGCCCTTTGACAACAAGAAGATCCGACAGGCCGCCATGTACGCCATCGGCCAGGAAGACGTCATGCGGGCCCTGGTGGGCAATCCCAAGTACTGGCAGACCTGCGCCTCCCTGTGGGGTTGCGGCACGCCGCTGCAAAGCGATATTGGCAAGGAAATGACCGTGCCTTCCGATATCAGCAAGGCCAAGACCCTGCTCAAAGAGGCAGGCTACGACAATACGCCCATCCTGATCATGCATGCCACCGACGTCGGCACGCTCAGTGCCCAGCCTGTCGTCATGGCGCAGGCGCTGCGCAAGGCGGGTTTTAACGTCAACCTTCAGGCCATGGACTGGCAGAGTGTGGCCACGCGCCGCGCGTCCAAGGCCGCGCCGGCCGAGGGTGGCTGGAGCATTCTTAACACCAACTGGTACGCCACCGACATCATGGATCCGGTGCGCTCGGCGCCTGCGGCGGCCAATGGCGACAATGCATGGTTTGGATGGCCCGATCTGCCGCAGATCGAAGAACTGCGCACCAAGTTCGCGCTCAGCTCCGATCCGGAGCAACAGAAGAAGATCGCCGACGAAACGCAGAGGATAGGCGTCGAGGAGGGACTTTATGTGCCTCTGGGTCAGATGTCCGTGCCGACGGTGTACTCCACCAAGCTCAGCGGCCTGGTGCACGCGCCGGCCTTCGCGTTCTGGAACGTCAAGAAAGCCCCCTGA
- a CDS encoding binding--dependent transport system inner membrane component family protein: MLGFVLRRLLATIAVLIMVAVVVFSILRFSPGDPAIIMAGDGATPERIEQIRQTMGLDQPLLKQFFIWGGNLLQGDMGTSLMSGVPVRELIGQRLEPSLSLAVITLIFTLIIAIPLGVLAAWRRGKLLDRAVMGFSVLGFSVPVFVTGYLLIWAFAIKLGWFNVQGYTPLAQGFGPTCTV, from the coding sequence ATGCTGGGTTTTGTCTTGCGCCGGCTGCTGGCCACCATTGCGGTCCTCATCATGGTGGCGGTAGTCGTCTTTTCCATCTTGCGCTTTAGCCCGGGCGACCCGGCCATCATCATGGCTGGCGATGGCGCCACACCAGAGCGCATCGAGCAGATCCGGCAGACCATGGGCCTGGATCAGCCGCTGCTCAAACAGTTCTTCATCTGGGGCGGCAATCTCCTGCAGGGTGACATGGGCACATCGCTGATGTCAGGTGTCCCTGTAAGGGAACTCATCGGCCAGCGTCTGGAGCCGTCGCTCAGCCTGGCGGTGATCACGCTCATCTTTACCCTAATCATTGCCATCCCGCTGGGCGTGCTGGCCGCATGGCGGCGCGGCAAACTGCTAGACCGTGCCGTGATGGGATTTTCCGTGCTGGGGTTCTCGGTGCCGGTATTCGTGACCGGTTATCTGCTCATCTGGGCCTTCGCCATCAAGCTGGGCTGGTTCAACGTGCAGGGATACACGCCTCTGGCGCAAGGATTTGGCCCTACCTGCACCGTCTGA
- a CDS encoding binding--dependent transport system inner membrane component family protein — protein sequence MSTVYIALIARITRTSVIEVMGEDYIRTARAKGLGETAVLLGHALRNAAVPIATVVGVGVAMLISGVVVTESVFNIPCLGRLVVEAVLARDYPVIQGLTLFFAFVYVFINLLVDFAYTVFDPRIRY from the coding sequence TTGTCGACCGTCTACATCGCCCTTATCGCACGGATCACCCGTACCAGCGTGATCGAGGTCATGGGTGAGGACTATATCCGTACCGCGCGTGCCAAGGGTCTCGGAGAGACGGCGGTGCTGCTGGGTCACGCGTTACGCAACGCCGCCGTACCCATCGCCACGGTGGTCGGCGTGGGTGTGGCCATGCTGATCAGTGGCGTGGTCGTCACCGAGTCTGTGTTCAATATCCCCTGCCTCGGCCGCCTGGTGGTCGAAGCGGTACTGGCGCGCGACTACCCGGTCATTCAGGGACTGACGCTGTTCTTCGCCTTCGTTTATGTATTCATCAATCTGCTTGTCGACTTCGCCTACACGGTGTTCGACCCGCGCATCCGGTACTGA